One region of Monomorium pharaonis isolate MP-MQ-018 chromosome 11, ASM1337386v2, whole genome shotgun sequence genomic DNA includes:
- the LOC118647826 gene encoding sulfotransferase 4A1-like, producing the protein MSFKDLIIKRVEGEQATALLKYYPLDKRGFIKVGQKKWFLPYRYLEDGDKIYNFEVRADDTWIIAYARSGTTMTQELIWLVANDMNFNEAHQRHLSERFPLIEIGAIFDDHGLLKLMSDTTKDSVKFVQDQPSPRFIKSHLPLELLPTVVNSTCKIIYVARNPKDVAVSYYIFHKHILDFQGTFEQFCNNFLNDHILRTPYWEHVKEAWRMRHRANMMFVFYEDLIKDLPRNIKEIAAFFGKTYSDEQINKLVEHLKIENFRKNPMVNYQNPDQTMKPNMYIRQGKTGSWKEVFTPEIEDRFDKWITANLKDTDLTFPNSVC; encoded by the exons ATGTCTTTTaaggatttaataataaaacgtgtCGAGGGTGAGCAAGCGActgcattattaaaatattatccaCTTGACAAACGTGGTTTTATTAAAGTCGGTCAGAAAAAATGGTTCCTACCGTATAGATATCTTGAAGATGGcgataagatatataatttcgaAGTTCGTGCAGATGATACATGGATTATTGCCTATGCTAGATCAG GTACAACGATGACACAGGAACTGATATGGCTAGTGGCGAAtgatatgaattttaatgaagcACATCAGAGACATTTATCGGAGAGATTTCCTTTGATAGa AATAGGAGCAATATTTGATGACCATGGGTTACTAAAATTAATGAGTGACACAACAAAAGATAGCGTCAAATTTGTGCAAGATCAACCTTCGCCGCGTTTCATTAAAAGTCACTTACCTCTCGAGTTGTTACCGACAGTTGTAAATAGCACTTGCaag ATTATCTATGTTGCGAGAAATCCAAAGGATGTAGCAGTCTCGTATTACATTTTCCATAAACATATTTTGGATTTTCAAGGAACTTTCgagcaattttgtaataattttctaaatgacCATA TATTACGGACCCCATATTGGGAACATGTGAAGGAAGCTTGGAGGATGAGACACAGAGCAAATATGATGTTTGTCTTTTACGAAGATCTAATAAag GATTTACCGAGGAACATAAAAGAAATTGCTGCATTCTTTGGTAAAACTTACAGTGATGAACAAATCAATAAGTTAGTGGAGCatttgaaaatagaaaatttccGCAAGAATCCTATGGTGAATTATCAAAATCCGGACCAAACGATGAAACCGAATATGTATATTCGGCAAGGAAAGACGGGTAGTTGGAAAGAAGTATTTACACCAGAAATCGAGGACAGATTTGATAAATGGATTACCGCCAATTTAAAGGACACGGATTTAACTTTTCCAAATTCAGTTTGTTAA